The following are encoded in a window of Nocardioides houyundeii genomic DNA:
- a CDS encoding DUF3152 domain-containing protein, which produces MRSRVLMLPVAALLSLLVAVVVAGSGMPASGAATPGALPTPEPTPTLVPTEVPTPVPTQSVTPVPLTELVNVRAPRVRGEARWTRTLRAVPGDWNPRRTRTRFQWLREGEPVRGARARRYRIRPEDVGSRLSVRVRVKAPGLAWTEAVSAPTDRVRHRVGVRRVVTYDVQTRGRVVADLRAFQGLAQATYDDPRGWRNGGVAFRRVAHGGQFTLVLAEAAQVAAFSPVCSSTWSCRVGRYVVINQDRWQHASPAWNAAGLSLRDYRHLVVNHETGHWLGRGHRGCPGRGQRAPVMMQQSKGTQGCTFNPWPTPSEL; this is translated from the coding sequence ATGAGGTCCCGCGTCCTGATGCTGCCGGTTGCCGCTCTGCTCTCCCTGCTGGTCGCGGTGGTCGTCGCGGGTTCGGGGATGCCCGCCTCCGGGGCCGCGACACCGGGTGCGCTGCCCACCCCGGAGCCCACCCCGACCCTGGTGCCCACGGAGGTGCCGACCCCGGTGCCCACCCAGAGCGTCACCCCGGTGCCGCTCACCGAGCTGGTCAACGTCCGTGCGCCCCGGGTGCGGGGTGAGGCGCGGTGGACCCGCACCTTGCGCGCCGTCCCCGGTGACTGGAACCCGCGGCGCACCCGGACCCGCTTCCAGTGGCTGCGCGAGGGGGAGCCGGTCCGCGGGGCGCGGGCCCGGCGCTACCGGATCCGGCCCGAGGACGTCGGCTCACGGCTCAGCGTCCGGGTCCGCGTCAAGGCGCCCGGGCTGGCCTGGACCGAGGCCGTCTCGGCGCCCACCGACCGGGTGCGCCACCGCGTCGGCGTACGTCGGGTGGTCACCTACGACGTCCAGACCCGCGGACGGGTGGTCGCGGACCTCAGGGCCTTCCAGGGCCTGGCCCAGGCGACGTACGACGACCCGCGCGGGTGGCGCAACGGCGGGGTGGCGTTCCGCCGGGTCGCCCACGGCGGCCAGTTCACCCTGGTGCTCGCCGAGGCAGCTCAGGTGGCCGCGTTCTCGCCGGTGTGCAGCAGCACCTGGAGCTGCCGGGTGGGGCGCTACGTGGTGATCAACCAGGACCGCTGGCAGCACGCGTCGCCGGCGTGGAACGCGGCCGGGCTGAGCCTGCGCGACTACCGGCACCTGGTGGTCAACCACGAGACCGGTCACTGGCTGGGTCGCGGCCACCGGGGTTGTCCGGGGCGGGGCCAGCGGGCCCCGGTGATGATGCAGCAGTCCAAGGGGACCCAGGGGTGCACCTTCAACCCGTGGCCCACCCCCTCGGAGCTGTGA
- the rdgB gene encoding RdgB/HAM1 family non-canonical purine NTP pyrophosphatase encodes MPEVFLATRNAKKLQEMQRILREHVPDIVVLGLDDVPAYDEPVEDEPTFEGNALLKALTAVAVTGRPSIADDSGLCVDALNGMPGVLSARWSGPPKSDERNNELLLAQLEDVPDERRGAHFECAVAFCLPGGPEHVVRGRMDGRIIREVRGAGGFGYDVLFVADEHADAGLTSAELDPAEKDRISHRGKALRALAPLVAKTLG; translated from the coding sequence GTGCCTGAGGTCTTCCTGGCCACCCGCAACGCCAAGAAGCTGCAGGAGATGCAGCGGATCCTGCGCGAGCACGTGCCGGACATCGTGGTGCTCGGTCTCGACGACGTCCCGGCGTACGACGAGCCGGTGGAGGACGAGCCGACCTTCGAGGGCAACGCCCTGCTCAAGGCGCTCACCGCGGTCGCGGTCACCGGTCGTCCCTCGATCGCCGATGACAGCGGGCTGTGCGTGGACGCGCTCAACGGGATGCCCGGGGTGCTCTCCGCACGCTGGTCCGGGCCGCCCAAGAGCGACGAGCGCAACAACGAGCTGCTGCTCGCCCAGCTCGAGGACGTGCCCGACGAGCGCCGGGGCGCCCACTTCGAGTGCGCGGTGGCGTTCTGCCTGCCCGGTGGCCCCGAGCACGTGGTGCGCGGCCGGATGGACGGTCGGATCATCCGCGAGGTCCGGGGAGCGGGCGGCTTCGGCTACGACGTGCTCTTCGTCGCCGACGAGCACGCGGACGCCGGTCTCACCAGCGCCGAGCTCGACCCGGCCGAGAAGGACCGCATCTCCCACCGGGGCAAGGCGCTGCGGGCGCTGGCGCCCCTGGTGGCCAAGACTCTCGGCTGA
- a CDS encoding ABC transporter permease produces MSATTASHTLDVSGTRRTPFTRLVSVELRKMADTRAGIWLLAAIALITVAIILIVFFNTDPSDRTFFNFMGATSTPQGFLLPVLGILLVTSEWNQRTTLTTFTLEPSRVRVIAAKTVAATIFGLGAIVVACLIALVAALVGGANDAFRDIAADDFGKFAILQLLAVLQGVAFGVLFLNSAAAIVAYFVLPIAFTVVAQFWGTLNEIAAWVDLGTAQVPLFNDGGMTGEEWAQLGSVTLLWVVLPFAVGLWRVLRSEMK; encoded by the coding sequence ATGAGCGCCACCACCGCCTCCCACACCCTCGACGTCTCGGGCACGCGCCGGACCCCGTTCACCAGGCTGGTCTCGGTGGAGCTGCGCAAGATGGCCGACACCCGGGCCGGCATCTGGCTGCTGGCCGCGATCGCGCTGATCACGGTCGCGATCATCCTGATCGTCTTCTTCAACACCGACCCGTCCGACCGCACCTTCTTCAACTTCATGGGTGCCACCTCCACCCCGCAGGGGTTCCTGCTCCCGGTGCTGGGGATCCTGCTGGTCACCAGCGAGTGGAACCAGCGCACCACGCTGACCACGTTCACCCTGGAGCCGTCCCGGGTGCGCGTCATCGCGGCCAAGACGGTCGCGGCGACGATCTTCGGCCTCGGGGCCATCGTGGTGGCGTGCCTGATCGCGCTGGTGGCCGCCCTGGTGGGGGGAGCGAACGACGCCTTCCGCGACATCGCCGCCGACGACTTCGGCAAGTTCGCCATCCTGCAGCTGCTCGCGGTGCTCCAGGGGGTGGCCTTCGGCGTGCTGTTCCTCAACTCCGCGGCGGCGATCGTGGCCTACTTCGTGCTGCCCATCGCGTTCACCGTGGTCGCCCAGTTCTGGGGCACCCTCAACGAGATCGCCGCCTGGGTGGACCTCGGAACCGCCCAGGTGCCGCTGTTCAACGACGGTGGCATGACCGGCGAGGAGTGGGCCCAGCTGGGGTCGGTCACCCTGCTCTGGGTGGTGCTCCCGTTCGCGGTCGGCCTGTGGCGGGTGCTGCGCTCGGAGATGAAGTAG
- a CDS encoding alkaline phosphatase family protein, producing the protein MTLLTVSRSAADRRPRTARLTALGAALLLTAGLGSTAGATPTRSHLPDRGTAARTVESDAEATTVLAVSIDGLNPNALTRLGRAGTPNLHRIMDEGASTLNARTEVELTVTLPNHTGMVTGRRITARTGGHGVIWNDDRKRPATVQAASGRPVESVFTVVNRAGGRPALFASKTKFLLWKRSWPLALKDTVIEEGNGVLVTELIADLAQERSFRMLHLSLPDVAGHKHGFMGPRYLAAVRRVDRLVGRVLRAVDRSPALSQDLALLVTADHGGKGARHSVATSVANYRIPFLVRGPGVPAGSDLYELNPTYADPGRRQPSYAAARQPVRNGMLANLSLDLLGLPPVPGSEHDAGQDLEVTPPVAP; encoded by the coding sequence GTGACCCTCCTCACCGTCTCCCGCTCCGCCGCCGATCGCCGCCCGCGCACCGCCCGCCTGACCGCCCTGGGCGCCGCGCTGCTCCTGACCGCCGGCCTCGGCAGCACCGCGGGCGCGACCCCGACCAGGTCGCACCTGCCCGACCGGGGCACGGCCGCGCGCACCGTCGAGTCCGACGCCGAGGCCACGACGGTCCTGGCCGTCTCGATCGACGGACTGAACCCCAACGCGCTCACCCGGCTGGGCCGGGCCGGGACCCCGAACCTGCACCGCATCATGGACGAGGGCGCGTCCACGCTGAACGCGCGCACCGAGGTCGAGCTCACGGTCACCCTGCCCAACCACACCGGCATGGTCACCGGCCGCCGGATCACGGCCCGGACCGGCGGCCACGGCGTCATCTGGAACGACGACCGCAAGCGGCCCGCCACGGTGCAGGCGGCCTCGGGCCGTCCGGTGGAGTCGGTGTTCACCGTGGTGAACCGCGCCGGGGGCCGGCCTGCCCTCTTCGCCAGCAAGACCAAGTTCCTGCTCTGGAAGCGGTCCTGGCCCCTCGCCCTGAAGGACACCGTCATCGAGGAGGGCAACGGCGTCCTGGTCACGGAGCTGATCGCCGACCTCGCCCAGGAGCGCTCCTTCCGGATGCTGCACCTCTCGCTGCCCGACGTCGCCGGCCACAAGCACGGGTTCATGGGCCCGCGCTACCTCGCCGCCGTACGTCGGGTGGACCGCCTGGTGGGCCGGGTGCTGCGCGCCGTGGACCGCTCGCCGGCGCTGAGCCAGGACCTGGCGCTGCTGGTCACCGCCGACCACGGGGGCAAGGGCGCGCGCCACAGCGTGGCCACCAGCGTGGCCAACTACCGGATCCCGTTCCTGGTCCGCGGACCCGGCGTGCCCGCCGGGTCCGACCTCTACGAGCTCAACCCGACGTACGCCGACCCGGGCCGCCGCCAGCCCTCCTACGCAGCGGCGCGCCAGCCGGTGCGCAACGGCATGCTGGCCAACCTGTCGTTGGACCTGCTGGGCCTGCCCCCGGTCCCCGGCAGCGAGCACGACGCGGGCCAGGACCTCGAGGTCACCCCGCCCGTCGCGCCCTAG
- the rph gene encoding ribonuclease PH, with amino-acid sequence MTSNSTPTESAAARADGRADDELRQITFTRNWLDHPAGSVLVEFGRTRVLCAASASVGVPRWRKGSGLGWVTAEYAMLPAATNTRSDRESVKGRIGGRTHEISRLIGRSLRAVIDYQALGENTIQLDCDVLQADGGTRTAAITGAYVALADAVAHLRSTGALTGEPLTGSVAAVSVGIIDGVPRLDLPYEEDVRAETDMNIVMTGEGKFVEVQGTAEGAAFDRAELDALLGLGEKGCADLTRMQREALALPLPGGRSA; translated from the coding sequence ATGACTTCGAACAGCACCCCCACCGAGAGTGCCGCTGCTCGCGCCGACGGCCGCGCCGACGACGAGCTCCGCCAGATCACCTTCACCCGCAACTGGCTGGACCACCCCGCGGGGTCGGTCCTGGTGGAGTTCGGCCGTACTCGCGTGCTGTGCGCGGCGTCGGCGTCGGTGGGGGTGCCGCGCTGGCGCAAGGGCTCCGGACTGGGCTGGGTCACCGCTGAGTACGCGATGCTCCCCGCCGCCACCAACACCCGCTCGGACCGCGAGTCGGTCAAGGGGCGGATCGGCGGCCGCACCCACGAGATCTCCCGGCTCATCGGCCGCTCCCTGCGGGCAGTCATCGACTACCAGGCGCTCGGGGAGAACACGATCCAGCTGGACTGCGACGTGCTCCAGGCCGACGGCGGCACCCGCACCGCCGCCATCACCGGGGCGTACGTCGCGCTGGCCGACGCCGTGGCCCACCTGCGCTCGACCGGTGCGCTGACCGGCGAGCCGCTGACCGGCTCGGTGGCCGCGGTCAGCGTGGGCATCATCGACGGCGTCCCGCGCCTCGACCTCCCCTACGAGGAGGACGTCCGCGCCGAGACCGACATGAACATCGTGATGACCGGCGAGGGCAAGTTCGTCGAGGTGCAGGGCACCGCCGAAGGGGCGGCGTTCGACCGCGCCGAGCTCGACGCGCTGCTGGGCCTGGGGGAGAAGGGGTGCGCCGACCTCACCCGCATGCAGCGCGAGGCGCTGGCCCTGCCGCTGCCCGGGGGTCGCAGTGCCTGA
- the murI gene encoding glutamate racemase yields MPTEPSVDAPIGIFDSGFGGLTVARSVIDQLPHESIIYVGDTARQPYGPKPIGEVREYALECLDHLVSLGVKALVIACNSASAAMLRDARERYDVPVVEVIYPATRRAVAASRTGRIGVICTQATADSMAYDDAFAAAPHVSLFTQSCPRFVDFVESGITGGDELLRVAHGYLDPLVSEGVDTLILGCTHYPLLTGVISYLMGGQVTLVSSAEECAKDVYKMLVTHGLMRDSGEAAYTFLTTGTASEFETIGRRFLGPELRAAQQFVGGMA; encoded by the coding sequence GTGCCTACCGAACCCTCCGTCGACGCGCCCATCGGCATCTTCGACTCCGGCTTCGGAGGACTGACCGTCGCGCGGTCGGTGATCGACCAGCTGCCGCACGAGTCGATCATCTACGTCGGTGACACCGCCCGGCAGCCCTATGGTCCCAAGCCGATCGGCGAGGTGCGCGAGTACGCCCTGGAGTGCCTGGACCACCTGGTCTCGCTCGGGGTCAAGGCACTGGTCATCGCCTGCAACTCTGCCTCGGCCGCGATGCTCCGCGACGCCCGCGAGCGCTACGACGTACCCGTGGTCGAGGTGATCTACCCGGCCACGCGGCGGGCGGTCGCAGCCAGCCGCACCGGACGGATCGGGGTCATCTGCACCCAGGCCACCGCCGACTCCATGGCCTACGACGACGCGTTCGCCGCCGCGCCGCACGTCTCGCTCTTCACCCAGTCCTGTCCGCGGTTCGTGGACTTCGTGGAGTCCGGGATCACCGGCGGCGACGAGCTGCTGCGGGTCGCGCACGGCTACCTCGACCCGCTGGTCTCCGAGGGCGTGGACACCCTGATCCTGGGCTGCACCCACTACCCGCTGCTCACCGGCGTGATCTCCTACCTGATGGGCGGGCAGGTCACCCTGGTCAGCTCGGCGGAGGAGTGCGCCAAGGACGTCTACAAGATGCTGGTCACTCACGGCCTGATGCGCGACAGTGGCGAGGCTGCGTACACCTTCCTCACCACGGGTACTGCCAGTGAGTTCGAGACCATCGGACGGCGGTTCCTCGGCCCGGAGCTGCGCGCGGCACAACAGTTCGTCGGAGGGATGGCATGA
- a CDS encoding NYN domain-containing protein, whose product MSDRRTFVLVDGENIDATLGNSLLGRRPLPEERPRWERVTDYAENLWDQPVTGLFFLNASGGGLPQTFIQALLAMRYRPIPLSGGPDEKVVDIGIQRTLDALLGRDDDVLLVSHDADFADHLAPLIDGDRRVGVVALREYASNRFDELDLSFHDLEDDVAAFNVPLPRVRVIQLADFDPNLFLR is encoded by the coding sequence GTGTCCGACCGTCGCACGTTCGTCCTCGTCGACGGGGAGAACATCGACGCGACGCTCGGCAACTCCCTGCTCGGACGCCGTCCCCTCCCCGAGGAGCGCCCCCGCTGGGAGCGGGTGACCGACTACGCCGAGAACCTGTGGGACCAGCCGGTCACCGGGCTCTTCTTCCTCAACGCCAGCGGCGGGGGACTGCCGCAGACGTTCATCCAGGCGCTGCTGGCGATGCGCTACCGTCCCATCCCGCTCTCCGGGGGACCGGACGAGAAGGTCGTCGACATCGGCATCCAGCGCACGCTGGACGCGCTGCTCGGCCGGGACGACGACGTGCTGCTGGTCAGCCACGACGCGGACTTCGCCGACCACCTGGCCCCGCTGATCGACGGCGACCGGCGGGTCGGCGTGGTCGCCCTGCGCGAGTACGCCAGCAACCGCTTCGACGAGCTCGACCTGTCCTTCCACGACCTCGAGGACGACGTCGCCGCGTTCAACGTCCCGCTGCCTCGCGTGCGCGTCATCCAGCTCGCCGACTTCGACCCGAACCTCTTCCTGCGCTGA
- a CDS encoding MBL fold metallo-hydrolase: protein MRQDDGLLRLTWLGHSTVVIDLAGVRLVTDPLLRRHNGVLRRRGPQPQPRQWAGTDAVLLSHLHLDHAEVRSLRKLPGVPVLTGSRNARWVCGQGLRGVGAEDWTDVGPVQVRLVPAVHQGRPLPHRPNDANGHLVRSERTTLWFAGDTALYDEMAQLPEIAGVDRLDVAIVPIGGWGPRLSSNHMDPAQAARACATVRARHALPVHWGTLHPPLLGSWGDWFERPLGAFESAVADLAPSAGWSGWCPAGPGRWTPTAAPEPRRCPDSRRKPSSTWCSSSAPSMRSGADSTRSHGASRTPRSCQPPRPPCAPTSSSKAATSRVSGSSELLTYRSGASGRSTVRASTRRACSPKPCKGSSPATAPVTRLHRPCLP, encoded by the coding sequence ATGCGACAGGACGACGGCCTGCTGCGCCTGACCTGGCTGGGTCACTCCACCGTGGTGATCGACCTGGCCGGCGTACGCCTGGTCACCGACCCCCTGCTGCGTCGGCACAACGGCGTCCTGCGCCGGCGGGGCCCCCAGCCGCAGCCTCGCCAGTGGGCCGGGACCGACGCCGTACTGCTCTCGCACCTGCACCTGGACCACGCCGAGGTGAGGTCGCTGCGCAAGCTCCCGGGCGTGCCCGTGCTCACCGGCAGCCGCAATGCCCGCTGGGTCTGCGGGCAAGGGCTGCGCGGCGTGGGTGCCGAGGACTGGACCGACGTGGGGCCGGTGCAGGTGCGCCTGGTCCCGGCGGTGCACCAGGGCAGGCCCCTGCCGCACCGCCCCAACGATGCCAACGGGCACCTCGTGCGCTCGGAGCGCACCACGCTGTGGTTCGCCGGCGACACCGCCCTGTACGACGAGATGGCGCAGCTGCCGGAGATCGCGGGCGTCGACCGGTTGGACGTCGCGATCGTGCCGATCGGTGGTTGGGGGCCGCGCCTGTCCAGCAACCACATGGATCCGGCGCAGGCGGCCCGGGCGTGCGCGACGGTCCGGGCCCGGCATGCGCTGCCCGTGCACTGGGGCACGCTCCATCCTCCGTTGCTGGGCTCGTGGGGCGACTGGTTCGAGCGTCCCCTCGGCGCGTTCGAGTCAGCGGTCGCCGACCTGGCCCCCAGTGCCGGGTGGTCCGGCTGGTGCCCGGCGGGACCTGGTCGCTGGACACCGACCGCCGCGCCTGAACCCCGGCGCTGCCCCGACAGCCGCAGGAAGCCCAGCAGCACCTGGTGCAGCTCGTCGGCACCCTCGATGCGCTCGGGAGCGGACTCCACCAGGTCGCACGGCGCGAGCAGGACGCCGCGATCCTGCCAGCCGCCCAGACCGCCGTGCGCGCCCACGAGCTCCTCGAAGGCCGCGACCTCGAGGGTGTCGGGGTCGAGCGAGCTGTTGACGTACAGGTCCGGGGCTTCTGGGCGGAGCACCGTGCGGGCCAGCACCCGACGAGCGTGCTCGCCGAAGCCCTGCAAGGGATCGTCGCCGGCGACTGCGCCGGTGACGAGGTTGCACCGCCCGTGCCTGCCGTAG
- a CDS encoding Mov34/MPN/PAD-1 family protein: protein MLTIDRAIRDAIVAHAKRDHPDEACGIVAGPEGSDTPVRLVEMVNAAGSPTFYEFDSTELLALYKQMWDADEEPVIVYHSHTATEAYPSRTDIGLASEPGAHYVLVSTAEHGNNDGPVEFRSYRIVDGAVTEEEVRVLDPTNTDQNPATPRSND from the coding sequence GTGCTGACCATCGACCGGGCCATCCGCGACGCCATCGTCGCGCACGCCAAGCGGGACCATCCCGACGAGGCCTGCGGCATCGTGGCCGGCCCCGAGGGCAGCGACACCCCGGTGCGGCTGGTCGAGATGGTCAACGCCGCGGGGAGCCCCACGTTCTACGAGTTCGACTCCACCGAGCTGCTCGCGCTCTACAAGCAGATGTGGGACGCCGACGAGGAGCCGGTGATCGTCTACCACTCCCACACCGCCACCGAGGCCTACCCCAGCCGGACCGACATCGGGCTGGCCAGCGAGCCCGGTGCCCACTACGTGCTCGTCAGCACGGCGGAGCACGGGAATAACGACGGCCCTGTGGAGTTCAGGTCTTACAGGATCGTGGACGGCGCCGTCACCGAGGAAGAGGTGCGCGTCCTCGACCCCACCAACACCGACCAAAACCCAGCAACGCCGAGGAGCAACGACTGA
- a CDS encoding PLP-dependent cysteine synthase family protein, whose translation MRYDNLLSSVGNTPLIGLPRLSPSPSVRLWAKMEDRNPTGSIKDRPALKMIEVAERDGTLRPGCTILEPTSGNTGISLAMAAKLKGYRIVCVMPENTSVERRQLLQMWGAEIVSSPAAGGSNEAVRVAKGLAAEHPDWVMLYQYGNPANALAHEEGTGPELLADLPEITHFVAGLGTTGTLMGVSRFFRAAKPEVKIVAAEPRYGELVYGLRNLDEGFVPELYDASLIDSRFSVGPRDAVRRVRDLLELEGIFAGVSTGAILHAALGQAAKAVKAGESADIAFVVCDGGWKYLSTGAYEGTVGDAEDRLEGQLWA comes from the coding sequence ATGCGTTACGACAACCTGCTGTCCTCGGTCGGCAACACCCCGCTGATCGGGCTGCCGCGGCTCTCGCCCAGCCCCTCGGTGCGGCTGTGGGCCAAGATGGAGGACCGCAACCCGACCGGCTCCATCAAGGACCGTCCGGCGCTGAAGATGATCGAGGTGGCCGAGCGCGACGGCACCCTGCGTCCCGGCTGCACCATCCTGGAGCCCACCAGCGGCAACACCGGCATCTCACTGGCCATGGCGGCCAAGCTCAAGGGCTACCGCATCGTGTGCGTGATGCCGGAGAACACCTCCGTCGAGCGGCGTCAGCTGCTGCAGATGTGGGGGGCCGAGATCGTCTCCTCGCCCGCGGCCGGCGGCTCCAACGAGGCGGTCCGGGTCGCCAAGGGCCTGGCGGCCGAGCACCCCGACTGGGTGATGCTCTACCAGTACGGCAACCCCGCCAACGCCCTGGCGCACGAGGAGGGGACCGGTCCCGAGCTGCTCGCGGACCTGCCCGAGATCACCCACTTCGTGGCGGGCCTGGGCACCACCGGCACCCTGATGGGGGTCTCGCGGTTCTTCCGCGCCGCCAAGCCCGAGGTCAAGATCGTGGCTGCCGAGCCGCGCTACGGCGAGCTCGTCTACGGGCTGCGCAACCTCGACGAGGGCTTCGTCCCCGAGCTGTACGACGCCTCGCTGATCGACTCCCGGTTCAGCGTGGGGCCCCGCGACGCGGTACGCCGGGTCCGGGACCTGCTGGAGCTCGAGGGCATCTTCGCCGGGGTCTCCACCGGGGCGATCCTGCACGCCGCACTGGGTCAGGCCGCCAAGGCGGTCAAGGCCGGGGAGTCGGCCGACATCGCCTTCGTGGTGTGCGACGGCGGCTGGAAGTACCTGTCCACCGGGGCCTACGAGGGCACCGTGGGCGACGCCGAGGACCGGCTCGAGGGCCAGCTCTGGGCCTGA
- a CDS encoding MoaD/ThiS family protein, translated as MAIEVRIPTILRTYTDGAKAVTGEGETLSALIENLEASHPGIADRLLDNGELRRFVNVYINDEDVRFIGGLEAKLSDGDQVVVLPAVAGG; from the coding sequence ATGGCCATCGAGGTCCGGATCCCCACCATCCTGCGCACCTACACCGATGGAGCGAAGGCGGTCACCGGCGAGGGCGAGACGCTGTCGGCGCTCATCGAGAACCTCGAGGCCAGCCACCCCGGCATCGCCGACCGGCTGCTCGACAACGGTGAGCTGCGTCGCTTCGTCAACGTCTACATCAACGACGAGGACGTCCGCTTCATCGGCGGGCTCGAGGCCAAGCTGAGCGACGGCGACCAGGTCGTCGTGCTGCCCGCAGTCGCCGGGGGCTGA
- a CDS encoding MBL fold metallo-hydrolase yields the protein MRFGPFEVEAIAVKHPVEAFALRVSADGAVLAYSGDTGVCAGLDRAASGADLFLGEASFQEGADNPPDLHLTGRECGEVATRAGVRRLVLTHVPPWHDPQVALNEAKQTYAGPSQLALAGDVYEITAD from the coding sequence ATGCGCTTCGGGCCCTTCGAGGTGGAGGCGATCGCGGTCAAGCACCCGGTGGAGGCCTTCGCCCTGCGGGTCAGCGCCGACGGTGCGGTGCTGGCCTACAGCGGCGACACCGGAGTCTGCGCGGGCCTGGACCGGGCAGCGTCCGGCGCCGACCTGTTCCTGGGGGAGGCATCCTTCCAGGAGGGGGCCGACAACCCGCCCGACCTGCACCTGACCGGCCGGGAGTGCGGTGAGGTGGCGACCCGGGCCGGGGTGCGCCGACTGGTGCTGACCCACGTGCCGCCCTGGCACGACCCGCAGGTCGCGCTCAACGAGGCCAAGCAGACCTACGCCGGTCCGTCCCAGCTGGCCCTGGCCGGCGACGTCTACGAGATCACCGCCGACTGA
- a CDS encoding ABC transporter ATP-binding protein, giving the protein MISVQGLSKSYGDFTAVDDVSFTCEPGRVTGFLGPNGAGKTTTMRMMVGLTNPSKGTTSIGGMRYADIPNPGRHVGVLLDASAQHAGRTGREVLTVAARTMGLPQSRVEEMLALVSLTESESKRRVRNYSLGMRQRLGIASALLGNPSVLILDEPANGLDPAGIHWMRGLLRSYAERGGTVLLSSHLLNEVELIADEMILIGHGKIVAQGDKRTLLASAGGGGTFVTGLDNQHLGAALQGAGLAHVAAGDGFRVDVEPVVVGRLAADQKIVLTDLRAVDGGLEKLFLELTSDTQRDQFSEGTKA; this is encoded by the coding sequence ATGATCTCTGTCCAAGGCCTCTCCAAGTCGTACGGCGACTTCACCGCCGTCGACGACGTGTCCTTCACCTGTGAGCCCGGTCGGGTCACGGGCTTCCTCGGTCCCAACGGTGCCGGCAAGACCACCACGATGCGAATGATGGTCGGGCTGACCAACCCGTCGAAGGGCACGACCTCCATCGGCGGCATGCGCTACGCCGACATCCCCAACCCCGGCCGCCACGTCGGCGTCCTGCTGGACGCCTCGGCGCAGCACGCCGGGCGCACGGGGCGCGAGGTGCTCACCGTGGCGGCCCGCACCATGGGCCTGCCGCAGTCCCGCGTCGAGGAGATGCTGGCGCTGGTGAGCCTGACGGAGTCGGAGTCCAAGCGCCGGGTGCGCAACTACTCCCTGGGCATGCGCCAGCGCCTCGGCATCGCCAGCGCGCTGCTCGGCAACCCCTCGGTGCTGATCCTGGACGAGCCGGCCAACGGACTGGACCCGGCGGGCATCCACTGGATGCGCGGCCTGCTGCGCAGCTATGCCGAGCGCGGCGGCACCGTGCTGCTCTCCAGCCACCTGCTCAACGAGGTGGAGCTGATCGCCGACGAGATGATCCTGATCGGGCACGGCAAGATCGTGGCCCAGGGCGACAAGCGGACGCTGCTCGCCTCGGCGGGCGGCGGTGGCACCTTCGTGACCGGGCTGGACAACCAGCACCTCGGCGCCGCCCTGCAGGGCGCGGGTCTGGCCCACGTCGCCGCCGGCGACGGCTTCCGGGTCGACGTGGAGCCGGTGGTTGTGGGCCGGCTGGCAGCAGACCAGAAGATCGTCCTGACCGACCTCCGCGCGGTCGACGGCGGACTGGAGAAGCTCTTCCTGGAGCTCACCTCCGACACCCAGCGCGACCAGTTCTCGGAAGGAACCAAGGCATGA